DNA sequence from the Sulfurimonas sp. HSL3-7 genome:
AACTCCTGGAGCAGTTTAAGCATAATGGCGCCGCGGAACTGGGCCAGTTTCAGAACCGTCTGCGGGTTATGGGCATAGAAAATATCTTCCATCGCCACTTCATCGATCTTATGGTTGGCAAAGACCTGGTCAAGTCCTTCGACCATCTGCGGAATCTGGAATTGCAGTCCGTCTTTCTCGATTTTGATCAGTCCCGCTTCCACCAAAGAGATCTTTCCATTTTCAAGCAGTATGATGGCATAACCCAAATTGCGTGTACCCGGGTCTATTCCTAAAATCTTGCGCATTATCTCTCTTTTACAACTGTTGTGGTTTTTGGCACTGCAAATAGATCTATTCACAGCTGTGAATAACTTTATTCACCTGTGA
Encoded proteins:
- the ruvC gene encoding crossover junction endodeoxyribonuclease RuvC, translating into MRKILGIDPGTRNLGYAIILLENGKISLVEAGLIKIEKDGLQFQIPQMVEGLDQVFANHKIDEVAMEDIFYAHNPQTVLKLAQFRGAIMLKLLQEFGQFAEYTPLQVKRALTGKAKAAKEQVAFMVQRLLGIKKEIRPLDISDAMAVAITHAQRIKLEKK